Genomic window (Megamonas funiformis):
TCTGCATCATTTAGATGAGATAAATCTACCATACCAAAAAAACTAGCAAATATTGTACCTAAAATTAAGCCTACTAAAATAGCTATAGATTTTGCAAAACCTTTGCAAAAACGATTTATCAACAAAATAATTATCAATACAAAAATAGCAACTAAATAATTTATTGGATCACCAAAATTTTCTGCTCCAATTCCACCTGCCATATCTTGTAAAGCCAAAGGAACTAGTGAAAAACCAATGATAGTTACTAAAGACCCTATTACTATTGGTGGAAAGAATTTAATAATCTTATTAATAAAAAATGAACACGCAAAAACTAATACACTAGATAATAAAATTGCACCATATAAAACTGTCATTCCACCAGTTTTACCGATAGAAATCATAGGACCTAAAGTTATTACTGCACATCCCAATACTACTGGTAATTTGATTCCAATAAATCGACCAATACCAAAGGATTGTAAAAAAGTAGCAATACCACAAGTAAATAAATCTGCCGAAATCAAAAAAGCTAAATCTAAATTAGATAATTGCAAAGCATTAGCTAAAATTATTGGCACAATTACTGCCGCTGAATACATTACTAATACATGTTGAAACCCTAATATTGTTAATTTACTTACAGGAATTTTTTCATTAATATAGTCTTTTTTCCCAATTTGTTCCATAATCAACCCTCTTTCTTAAAAGGTAATACCTATTACCTTTATTATTATACATAAAAAATAAAAAAAAGCAAATAAAAAAAGGAAATTAAATTAAAAAATTTAATTTCCTCTTTTACTTTCTTCTTTACAATATTTAATTTTTATTTATTATCTTTTTAGGATGTTTCCAATATAACTTTTCACAACGAGGTGAACAAAAAATAGTTCGCCTATCATGCTTATTCACAACTGTTACTAATTCATGACATTTTTTACATCTAAATTGTCTTAGTATAACTCCTGTATTTTCTTCATCATTTATATCTTCTACAATCCTATTTTTGCTATAGTATGTTTCTTTATGATGTTTTTTTCGACAATAATAGGTACAATACACTTGATCTTTTCTTCTAGCTTCGAAAGATTGATGACAAACTGGGCATATCTTATTTAAATGCATTTATTTCTCCATCATTTTTAGAAAACGATTTTTATCTTCTAAAGTTTTTAATGCATTTGTATAAATCTTAAAAATTATTTCATCATCAATCATTTGTAATTGCATACTAGAACCTAAATCACCACAAACTTTACCTTGTGAATCAATTAAATATCTTTGTGGCATACAATAATATCTTCCATCATTAGTAAACATATATAATGTTAATGAAGAAACAGTATCTTTTAAATCTTCACCTTTTCTAAGTTCAGTTAAAAAATCACTTTCTTTGTAGTGTTCTTCAGCAGATACTATTAAATAAAAATGTCCATCTTTTTTTACTGTTTCTATAGTATCTGTATCTATATATACAGTACCAATATTTGTTTCTCCAATCATTTTATTTGATTGTGCTTCTACTGGTTTTGCAGGTTTACTCAAAAAAAATATACCCACACCTATAATAACTACAAAAAAAACTCCTATTATGCCTATATTATCTTTTAGAATGTCCATATTCACTACCTATATTATTTAGAAGCTTCTTCTACTTGTAATGGAGTAAATACATAATCTGTTAATTTTTTGTCTTTATCAAATGCAAGCATAATAGCTACAGCTTGTTCTTTATCAAATGCTGCTACATAAGTTACTCTATCGCCTTGGTCAAATCTTTGAAAATTATAGAACTTAACTTCTTTGACATTACCATATTGTTCTTTGATTTGTTTAGATAAATCTTTGTAAGCTTTTTCATTTACATTTGTTTTTAAGGTATCTGAAAAATCTTTACTAACTACATCATATGCAGGAATTTGATCTTTAGTAAATACTTCCATAAAAGTTTCTGCTACTTTTTGTTCTTTATTTAAATCATTACCATCAGCTGCAAAACATAATCCACTAAAAGCCATCATCATAATTAATGTTACTGTAAATATAACTTTTTTCATATTAAACAACGTCCTTTACTATCACTATTTTTTTATAATAGATAAGCGACAGAATATCTGTCGCTTATCCTCTAGATTTATAACTTATAATTTAACTATTAAGCTGTTTTTTGAGCTTCTCTTTCTGCTAATAATTTAGCATGTCTTTCAGCCTGAGCTTTTACTTTTGCATCTTGAGCTAATTTTTTCATTTCTTCAGCTTTTTCAAGACGTCTTGCTTCTTCATCTTTTGCTTTTTCAGCAGCAGATTTACGACCGAGTTTCCATGTAGCACCGATACCGCCCATTACTTCATCACCAGAAGTGGAAATGCTTGCACTGAGCATGAAGTCTTGATTTGGATAATGGAATACACCAAGAGCAAGACCTGTTTCGCTCTTATACTGACCTACACCAATAGCGATTTCTGTTGGAGCTTCTGGGTCAAATCCCATAGTACGAAGGTTTGCGATAGCTGCAGACATAGCACCTACTTTATCAATGCGATCTTCTACATCACTCATACGATTTTCCAAACTACCTACTCTACCATCTAATTGTTCAATCTGACCATCAATTCTAGAAATTTCATTACGACGAATATCAGCTTCGGCATTTACTGCACCAACAAGATTTGGATTATCTTTATAATTCTGATTGTCTGTAATTTCTTTATCAAGTTTTGATGTATCTCCAACTTTATTATCAACTGCATCTACTTTATCATTTACTTTATTTACTTCTTCATTTGTTGCTAAGTCGCCGATATTTGTGCCACCAATTATAGCATTACCATCTTTATCTGTAGAAATTTGTACTCCATTATATGTTCCACCAGTTACATTACCAGTTGTTCCATCAACTTTAAAGTTATCTCCAACAGATAAATCTCCACCAACTGTTACATCACCAGTTGTTGTAATATTACCGCCATTAATTGTTGTAGAACCACTACCATTTGCAAATGTTGTACCATCAGTAGTTGTAGTAACACTAGTATTTCCTACTTGATCTTTAATTCCTATTGTATTTTTATCATCAATATATCCTACACTACTGCTAGCTGTTGTTGTACCATTGCTAAAGGAAGAATGAACCCCTGTTGCACCACTAACAAAAGTATTAGTAATACCATTAGCATTATATTTAAGATCTAATGTACCATCTGCACCAAGTGATAAATCTCCTCCACCTACAACATTACCATTACCATCTGTAATAGCACCATTCAAATGAATATTATCTACATATAAATCTTTTGTAGTGATTGAAGAACCATTTATTACAGTTTCACCTGTTGTAATAGTTCCACCATTAATAGATGTAAAAGATACATTTTCTCCATTAGCATTTATAAATGTTGCACCATTTTTATCTAATATAAAACTGTTATTTCTAAAACCAAGACTTACACCTGTGTTATCTAAAGTGAAACTAGTTGTTGCTGCATAGCCCAAATCAAAACCATTTGTTCTATCCATATTAAAACGGTAATTACCAGCTTTTGATGTTATGCTTCCATATGGATCTACTACAAAATTACCATTAGCTGTAGAAAAACGACCTGTGTTATATATTTTTGTTTTTCCTTCAATTTGAGTATAATAACCTAATCCATCTTCGTTTTCAGTATTACGATCAATACCTGCTACATCAGTAGCTACTCCTCCTATATCTTTACCATTAACTATAAGATTAGTAGTTTTTATTGTGTCACCTTTTATTGTTGTAGAACCATTTCCTGTACTTGAAAAAGTTGTTCCATTAGCATTTGTTGTTACAGAATTTGTTACATCATCTTTTGTAAAGCTATCTGTTACACCATTATAAGATACTTGGCTTTGTCCTATAGCACCTGTTGTTGCATTTGTAGATTTAATAGTAGTACTACCTGTACCATTTACACTTAAACCACCAGTAGATAAGCTTGCATATTGAGTTTTTACACCATCAACATCTTTGTACAATGTTAATCCATTTGCATTTAAGCCTACATTTTTACCAGATAAAGCTACACCTGCTTCATTAAGAGTCAATGTTGAAGAAGCTGTGTTACTACCACCTCTTATTGTAGCTGTACCAGTATTACCATTTAAGCTTATAGAGGCTTGATTATAAGATGTTGCTTTTCCATCTTCACCATAAATATAGTTTCCATAAGAAGTAATAGATGATGTACCACCATTTACACTAACAGATGTTTTGTCTGTAACATTATTATTAGTATCATATTTTGTAGAGCTAATACCTACTCCAGATGTATTCTGATTAATCGCTGTATCTATTTTTCCTGTAGTAGTTTTTAAAGATGTTGTATTAGAAATGCCACCTGTTCCTACATTTGAATATGCTACTCTAGCTCCATCAGTACCATACACTGCATCTGTTACACCAGTAGCACCTACTGTAGATGTTGTTTTATTTCCAGCTGTATTTTTAGCTGTAATATTTAAGCTTGTACCAGTAACAGCACCTGTAGTACTAATACCACCAGTAGTATTACCATCTTCATCTTTTAATGTTAATCCACTAGTATTTAATGTTGCTGTTTTACCATTAGCATCTTTTAATGTAAATGTACTACCAGATAATGTTGCATTGTTACCAGCAATTGATACATTGTTATTACTATCAACAGCAAATCCATAGTTACCTACTTTCAAGCTTGCACTATTTCCAGCTAAAGTTAAAGTTGATGTACCAACTGTTCCATTTTCATCTTTTTTAGTAGCACTTGCAGATATACCTCTTTTATCTTGATATATACTAGTACTCATTGTATTATTAGTAGATCCATCTATACTTAAATTTGTTGTTGTATTAACAATGCCATTTGTTGTTACACTTGAAGAAGCTACTTGATTGCCTTTTACATTGTATACTGTATCTGTTACACCTGTAGCACTTACTGTAGATGTTGTTTTATTCTTATTACCAGAAATCGCATCTGTTGTATTATTACCTTGTACAGTTGTTGTTACACTTGTAGGTCCTACTACTGTACCAGATGTATATGTTTTATTACCAGCTAATGTTGTATCAATTTTATTAGTAATTCCAGCATATGATGTAGTTGTAGTAGCTGCTATATCCTTTTTCATTGTTGATGTTCCAATATTTACCCAACTAGAATTCTTATCTGTAACATTCATTCCATCATTAGCTATAAGATTTCCAGTATTACTAATACCACCAACTTTAATACCATCAGCATTATTAATGCTTAATCCACTAGCACCTAAGCTTGCTAAAGTTTTTCCATTTGTTGCATCTTTTAATGTAAATGTACTACCAGATAATGTTGCATTATTACCAGATAATGTTACATTTCCTAAAGTATTATCTACTTTCACATAAGCAGTACCTGATGTTAATGTTGCACTATCACCTTTTATCGATAATGAAGATGATGTTTTAGTATTTTCTTCATCATATTTATTAGCTGTTAATGTTATACCAGCAGTATTTACTTGTGATTGTGCTAGTGTTTGATTAGATGCATTTGTTACTGTATCTGTTACACCAGTAGCACCTACTGTAGATGTTGTTGTATTTGTTCCATTTGTTACTGTATCTGTTACACCATTGTAAGATACTTGGCTTTGTCCCATAGCACCTGTTGTTGCATTTGTAGATTTAATACTAGAAGTTCCTGTTCCATTTACAGTTAATCCTGTAGATGTTAAGCTTGCATTTTTACCGCTAAATAATACATTGTTATTACTATCAACAGTAAATCCATAGTTACCTACTTTTAAACTTGCATTATCTCCACCTAAAGTTAAAGTAGATGTTGTTGTAGTTGATGTTTGATTATCAGTAACTATTTTTTTAGCTGTTAATGATACTTTACCATTTTCAATACCATTTGCAGCAGTATTTTTAAATACATTTATAGATGACAATTCTGTTCCACTGTCAGTGTATATTGTATCTTTTATAGAATTAGTTGTTACATTAGATGTAGCTCTAGTAAAACCACCCTGTTTTATAGTATCTGCTACTCCACTAGTTGTTACTTTTGATTCAACATAATTGCCCTCTGGTTTAATAGGATCAGATACTGCTTTTACAGTTAATCCTGTACCAGTAATAGCCCCTGCCTTAGTAATAGTAGCTGTTGCTTTCGTATTAATACCATCATAAATATTCAACCCATTATTATTTAAACTTGCTAATGTAGTACCAGTACCATTTTTTATAGTTAATCCTGTACCAGTAATAGCTCCTGTATTACTAATACTACCCACTACAATTCCCTTAGTATTTTTAACAGACAAACCACTATTATTCACAGCAAGATTACTACTATTTAAAGTAAATGTACCATAAGTAGTTCCATCTGTTGTTGTTTGTTTACCAACATTAATAGCTAAACTTTTATTACCTAAAGTAATTGTAGATTGTTGACTACCTTGTGCTCCAGCTGTAGCTGTGATAGTACTACCATTAGCTGTTACAGATGAATTTTTATCTGTACTTTCTATTTTAGTAGGTGTATCTGCTGCTGATACCACTGTATAACTTCCAAAAATGGAAGAAGCACACATTACTGCTGCTAAAATCTGGGCTTTTTTATTACTTGCCATAAAAATATCCTCCCTCGGTTTAGTAATTATTGCTTCAAAAAATAATAAAATAACTACTATTCATTTATATCCACCATTTAGACGGCTTTGATTTCTGTATAATATCGTCATGATATGTAGCTTCATTATCTTGTTCTTCTGTAAATAGATATTTTATATCCATTTCATTATTAAAAATCTCACTATTTATCTTTATTACTTCTTGGAATGTAAATTCCCCAACATGTTTTAGCTTATTTTCGATAATTTCTTCTGAACAATTTAGCAAATTAGCTAGTATATGTGCTATTTCTTCTGTTTTATAGCCTTTTTTTACAATCTCATTAACTAAATTATTATACATAATACCACCACCTTTCCAAATATGGAAATATTTTAGTTTTATTTTACTTCCATTTATGGAAAAAGTCAAATACCTCAAAGGAAATATTAAAATTTTTAGAAATCTGTCAACTTTACACTAAAATTTATAAATGATATACTATTTCAATAATCCAAAATGGAGGAATAATATATTATGGAATCCTTTAAACCTATATTGGAAAAAATAAAAAAAATAAAACAAGAAAAAGGTTATACTAATGAAGTTTTAGCTCAAAAATCAGGTATTCCCCTCAGTACTTTGAATAAGATTTTATCTTCTGTTATCAAAGATCCCAAAATTGGTACTCTTATAGCTATCACAGATGCTTTAGATGTTGATATAAATTCATTGATTTATGATAATCTAAATATAAAAGATAAACCCAATCCAAAAGCAACTGATAACTTAGAAAAACTAGCTAATGAATATAATCTAAATATAGATGATATATCTTTTATTACAAAATATATCAATTTACCAGCTAAAGATCGTCAACATTTTCTTTCTTTATTAAGATTATTGACTTCAAAAAATATTGACAATTCTCCCGTTTTAACAAAACCAGATCACAAATTAACTATAGAAGAAAAACGTAAAATTGTTGAATATGAATTAGATCTAGAAGAAAAAAACCAAACATTATTAGCTTCCATTTCTTCAAATGGTTCATAAAAATCCATTAAAAAAAGGCAGTTTATGAAATTAATCATAAACTGCCTTTTCTACTATTATTTTTTATTTATTTATCCCAAAATAATCTGCTAAAATCAGCGTTGCATTATATTGTGGTTGATCAAAAGAACGACTGCTTAATTGG
Coding sequences:
- a CDS encoding nucleobase:cation symporter-2 family protein, with product MEQIGKKDYINEKIPVSKLTILGFQHVLVMYSAAVIVPIILANALQLSNLDLAFLISADLFTCGIATFLQSFGIGRFIGIKLPVVLGCAVITLGPMISIGKTGGMTVLYGAILLSSVLVFACSFFINKIIKFFPPIVIGSLVTIIGFSLVPLALQDMAGGIGAENFGDPINYLVAIFVLIIILLINRFCKGFAKSIAILVGLILGTIFASFFGMVDLSHLNDADWFKLIHPLHFGAPEFTFNSVVVMSIFLVISVAESVGIFYMIADICEVKITPKDIANGIRAEGCAQFLGGLFNSFPYVTFSENAGLMTVTGVRNRFVLVAAAIILVILGLVPKFAMLTTLIPHPVLGGAMICLFGTIGANGIKILSSVDFKKNENIIIVACSIGIGLGTTVTPGLFNEMPEILKMLLENGIFTGTVTAIILNTLFNYSEIFKTK
- a CDS encoding DUF3887 domain-containing protein, which codes for MKKVIFTVTLIMMMAFSGLCFAADGNDLNKEQKVAETFMEVFTKDQIPAYDVVSKDFSDTLKTNVNEKAYKDLSKQIKEQYGNVKEVKFYNFQRFDQGDRVTYVAAFDKEQAVAIMLAFDKDKKLTDYVFTPLQVEEASK
- a CDS encoding YadA-like family protein — protein: MASNKKAQILAAVMCASSIFGSYTVVSAADTPTKIESTDKNSSVTANGSTITATAGAQGSQQSTITLGNKSLAINVGKQTTTDGTTYGTFTLNSSNLAVNNSGLSVKNTKGIVVGSISNTGAITGTGLTIKNGTGTTLASLNNNGLNIYDGINTKATATITKAGAITGTGLTVKAVSDPIKPEGNYVESKVTTSGVADTIKQGGFTRATSNVTTNSIKDTIYTDSGTELSSINVFKNTAANGIENGKVSLTAKKIVTDNQTSTTTTSTLTLGGDNASLKVGNYGFTVDSNNNVLFSGKNASLTSTGLTVNGTGTSSIKSTNATTGAMGQSQVSYNGVTDTVTNGTNTTTSTVGATGVTDTVTNASNQTLAQSQVNTAGITLTANKYDEENTKTSSSLSIKGDSATLTSGTAYVKVDNTLGNVTLSGNNATLSGSTFTLKDATNGKTLASLGASGLSINNADGIKVGGISNTGNLIANDGMNVTDKNSSWVNIGTSTMKKDIAATTTTSYAGITNKIDTTLAGNKTYTSGTVVGPTSVTTTVQGNNTTDAISGNKNKTTSTVSATGVTDTVYNVKGNQVASSSVTTNGIVNTTTNLSIDGSTNNTMSTSIYQDKRGISASATKKDENGTVGTSTLTLAGNSASLKVGNYGFAVDSNNNVSIAGNNATLSGSTFTLKDANGKTATLNTSGLTLKDEDGNTTGGISTTGAVTGTSLNITAKNTAGNKTTSTVGATGVTDAVYGTDGARVAYSNVGTGGISNTTSLKTTTGKIDTAINQNTSGVGISSTKYDTNNNVTDKTSVSVNGGTSSITSYGNYIYGEDGKATSYNQASISLNGNTGTATIRGGSNTASSTLTLNEAGVALSGKNVGLNANGLTLYKDVDGVKTQYASLSTGGLSVNGTGSTTIKSTNATTGAIGQSQVSYNGVTDSFTKDDVTNSVTTNANGTTFSSTGNGSTTIKGDTIKTTNLIVNGKDIGGVATDVAGIDRNTENEDGLGYYTQIEGKTKIYNTGRFSTANGNFVVDPYGSITSKAGNYRFNMDRTNGFDLGYAATTSFTLDNTGVSLGFRNNSFILDKNGATFINANGENVSFTSINGGTITTGETVINGSSITTKDLYVDNIHLNGAITDGNGNVVGGGDLSLGADGTLDLKYNANGITNTFVSGATGVHSSFSNGTTTASSSVGYIDDKNTIGIKDQVGNTSVTTTTDGTTFANGSGSTTINGGNITTTGDVTVGGDLSVGDNFKVDGTTGNVTGGTYNGVQISTDKDGNAIIGGTNIGDLATNEEVNKVNDKVDAVDNKVGDTSKLDKEITDNQNYKDNPNLVGAVNAEADIRRNEISRIDGQIEQLDGRVGSLENRMSDVEDRIDKVGAMSAAIANLRTMGFDPEAPTEIAIGVGQYKSETGLALGVFHYPNQDFMLSASISTSGDEVMGGIGATWKLGRKSAAEKAKDEEARRLEKAEEMKKLAQDAKVKAQAERHAKLLAEREAQKTA
- a CDS encoding helix-turn-helix domain-containing protein, whose protein sequence is MESFKPILEKIKKIKQEKGYTNEVLAQKSGIPLSTLNKILSSVIKDPKIGTLIAITDALDVDINSLIYDNLNIKDKPNPKATDNLEKLANEYNLNIDDISFITKYINLPAKDRQHFLSLLRLLTSKNIDNSPVLTKPDHKLTIEEKRKIVEYELDLEEKNQTLLASISSNGS